From the Moorena sp. SIOASIH genome, the window CAATTCCAGAAGCAACTAACAGAGGAATTGGTGAAAAACATTTTTCAGGCACTCTATGATGGGATTAATACTCTCATACAAGAAGACCCAGTTGCCGACGAACTCCTGCAACACCTACTGAAAAATTTAAGGGAAGTCTTAGGGGCAGAAATTAAGACCAAGGATAGATTACAGGATATTCAGTATTTGATCACAGCTTGGTTAGAGGAATTCAAAATAAATTATGTCCGGCGCTTATCTGAAGAAGACTTAGATAAAATCTTAGATGAAACCAGATCAATTCGTCAAAGATTTCAGTAATAACAGTATTTAAATAAAGTTAATTTTATTCCAAAAATTATTTATAATTTTTATTATAGGCGGATATATAGTTTGATTGACAGTAAAACCATTAAATTGATAATGAAAAATAAAAAAATATAGAAATTGAAAAAATAAACATTTTTTTGATAAAAATTGTAAATAGTCAGAGATCATCATACAGTTTGACCAAATAATGTCCATAAGCTAAAATACTTATTGATCAACAAAAACCAAGTTGACTTCTAGGGTCAGCTTGCTCTGCTGGAAAAGGGCTGTGAAGTGGGAAAGTGCCGACGCACCAGACACCAAGCAGGGATTAGACGTCAAAACTCCCCATGTTCAAGTTTTGATCAGGCAAGCATTTGAGCTGCTAATTGCGTTAGCTTCCGGCAAAATTAATCCCACACCTAATGCTGCGCATTAGGTGTGGGATTAATTTTGCACAGGGTATGCATGGAATTGCTATAATATATGTACTGGTAAACAAAGCCGAACGCGCCCCGCGTGGCCTACGGCCTTAAATGCTGGTTTGTCAGCAAAACACTCTTAAAAAAAAGACCAAGAAAACAGAGCGGCAGCGATGCAGAGGTGCGACCCGTGGCGAATTTAATTCGCCTACGGAAAACGCACCATTACGGTCTTGGGGGTTTCCCCCACTCGCTATTGCATCAAGAGAGGGCAGTCCGTTCTTAAAGCCCAGCGCCTCCTAAGGGATGCCCGGATTGGCGCTTGTTGCCTACACTGAACTCGTTCGCGGAGCGGCTCTGTAAGAGCAGAGTGAGTGTAGGAGCTGTCACAGTCTTCGAGCCCATGACCTTGTGAACAATAGCTCAGGACCAGTAACTAGAGATTGGGCTTGTGCTAACTAGATGTGCAGAAGCTTTTGGGCGGTTAGACTTCTTGGAAAAGATTTTGCCATGAAGTGGGTTGACCCCACTTTTTTTATTGGATTGGTGCCATGACTCATCCCCTGATTCCACAACTAATCGATTTGGCAACGCCATTGGCTCAAGATTTAGGATTAGAGATTGTAGAGGCTCTCTTCCAGACCAACAGACGCCCACCCGTGCTGCGTGTCTATATCCGCAACCCCATCCGTGACACTAGCTTGGATGACTGTGAACGCATGAGTCGTGCTTTAGAAGCTCAGTTAGATGCTAAGGACATCATTTTAGACACCTACGTTTTGGAAATTTCCAGTCCTGGGATCACACAGGACTTAAGCACAGACCGAGAATTCATTTCTTTCAAAGGGTTTGGTGTGATTGTTCAGACATCTGAACCCTATCAGGGGCAGCAAGAGTGGCGCGGGAAGTTAATTCGCCGGGATGAGAGCGGAGTTTATCTCAATCTCAAGGGTCGTGCGTTTGCCATTCCCCGTCAGCTCGTGTCCAGAGTAAAACTGGATGATGGGGGTTAAATTTTTCTTGAAGGTTGCTAGGGGGGCAGCACTTGTTAAAGACAATGGCTCGACTATAGATCTACAAGTGCTTCTCCCCTACAAGCTTCAAGGCTGAGGATTGAAGTTGAACTTGATTTACTTTAAATCCCAAGACAATTGCCATGGATAGATTTAAGACGGAGATTTGCTGATGTCTATAGTTAGTTTGCCTGGACTTAAGGCAATGATAGAAGAAATTAGTCAAAGCCACAATTTACCTAGGTCTGCAGTTCAACAGGCATTAAGAGAAGCACTGCTAAAAGGGTATGAGCGCTATCGCCGTTCTCAACGGCTAGACCAACGATTTCATTTTGACGAAGAATATTTTGACAACTTTGAAGTGGATCTTGATATTGAAGAAGAAGGCTTCCGGGTTTTGTCTACCAAAACCATTGTCGAAGAGGTACAAAATAGTGACCATCAAATTTCTCTCAAAGAAGTCCAGGAAGTTGCCTCTGAAGCACAATTGGGAGACTCAGTGGTTTTGGATGTGACTCCAGACCAAGGAGAGTTTGGTCGCATGGCAGCGATTCAAACCAAGCAGGTGCTCTCTCAAAAACTCCGAGACCAGCAGCGTAAGCTGATTAAGGAAGAGTTTCAAGACCTAGAAGGAACCGTTCTGCAATCTCGATCACTAAGGTTTGAGCAGCAGTCTGTGATTATGGCGCTCAGCAGTGGTTTTGGTCGGCCAGAGGTAGAAGCCGAATTGCCCAAGCGGGAACAGCTACCTAATGATAACTATCGCATTAACTCCACCTTTAAGGTTTATCTCAAAAAAGTCCGGGAAGGCCCTCACCGTGGTCCTCAGCTGGTGGTATCCAGAGCGGCAGCTGGTTTAGTGGTCTATCTGTTTGCCAACGAAGTCCCAGAAATAGAAGATGAGGTGGTCAGGATTGTCGCAGTGGCACGGGAAGCTAATCCTCCTTCTCGTCATGTCGGACCAAGAACTAAAATTGCTGTAGATACCCTGGAGCGAGATGTGGATCCGGTGGGAGCTTGCATTGGTGCTAGAGGTTCCCGCATTCAAGTTGTGGTGAATGAATTACGAGGTGAAAAAATCGACGTAATTCGTTGGTCTCCTGACCCATCTACCTATATTGCCAACGCTCTTAGCCCAGCCCAAGTGGATCAGGTGCTACTAGTCAATCCAGAAGAACGTCAAGCTCATGTTTTAGTCGCAGAAGACCAGCTGAGTTTAGCTATAGGCAAGGAGGGACAAAATGTTCGCCTTGCCGCCCGCCTTACGGGTTGGAAGATTGACATTAAAGATGCTGCGGAATACAAAAAAGACACTACAGACATCTCTAAACAGGATACCCTAGAAGAAGATGATGTCGATAGCAATGAGTTAAAGGAAGATTACGAACAAGGAGTAGAAACACCAGAAAATGTGCTTGATGCTGAGCCAGTGCTTGATTTGAGTACTCAAGAAGAAGAATGAGGAATTTTAGGGGTTAACCCTGAGGTGAAGAAAGTTTGGCCAAGGTTGAAAATGGTAATGGTATAAAATAATACCCTTAAGCTTGTCGGTTTAGAATGGTAGTGGGGTGCGCGGTATCGGCTGTGGTCAAGAATTCTTTGACAGTTTTCTTCCAAACCAATGACTTATTCAATCCTTCCACTTCTGCTGGGTTACTCTACCCCCTCCTACCCCCTACCTGGGGTGTGGGGTGTGGGGTGACCGGGTGTGGGGTGTGGGGTGACCGGGTGTGGGGTAGGCTGTTCACTTTGTGCGATGGCCATAGCTTAAACTTCATCCACTTTTTGTCTGATAGTATGAGACAGTGTATCTCTTGCATGATATCCATTCTGGGCGTTATCGCCGTACACGATCCCGGGGAAAAAGGCCCATAATAAACAGCCTACCCCCTACCCCCTACTCCCGGTGGGTGTGATGATTTTCTTCTTGTGTTAGTCATCCGAATCTCAAGCGTGTGAGTATCTCTACTATAGTTTTTCATCTTCTGCTCACACCACCGGTTTCACACCACCGGTTAGCCCACACCCGTTTTACCGCCCTCTGGCATTGATTTTTCCTTTCATTTGGGTAAGTCAATCACTTAAACAGGGTGTTTGCCCAATCCCAAACGCCCTACAAGCCTCCATCTACCGTACCCTTTAAAGAAGACTTTTGAGATTTTCCAAACCGAAAACCCTTATGAAACCCAACTATCGACGTTGTCTTAGCTGCCGGAAAGTAGCACCAAAACAGGAGTTTTGGCGTATTGTCCGAGTCTATCCGTCACGAAAGGTACAATTAGATCAGGGTATGGGTCGTTCGGCTTACTTATGTCCTCAACTGAGTTGCCTAGCGGCGGCTCAAAAGAAAAACCGACTGGGGCGATCACTGCGTGCATCGGTGCCAAAAAATCTGTACGAAACTTTATGGCAGCGTTTAGCTACCATGCCAAGCAAACCCAATTTAGGTAATTAAAGGGTGAATCTAGCCGAAAAAGCTTCCATGTATGTTCGTCCGGCGAACATAAGTAATCGTTAGGATACAAAGGAAGTCATTAGTTCTATTGATGCTCTGGTTTCTTAAGGAGGTGAATTTACTTCGATTATACGCTAGCTACCTTTAAAGGCATACGCGCTGATTAGGCGGTTTAACCGAACCGTCAAGGTTGAATGCTGCTTGGCTTTTTTCACAGGAAAGAAGCACGCGATAATAGATAAACTTATCAAACTACCGTTGAGGTGAACACACCAACGAAAAAGCATGGATGGTTGATTATCTGTTGAGCATCGCTTATCTTATCGTTTAAGCTTTCCAATAAAGCTTGATAAAGTAAAAAGTCATTCGAGTAGTTGAGTATGGTTTAACAACAAGTAGGTACGACAGGGGAATAGTGCATGAACAGCGGCAAAGTCAGAATTTACGAATTATCACGGGAATTGAATTTGGACAACAAGGAAATTTTGAGCATCTGTGAAGGACTCAATATTGCAGTTAAAAGTCACAGTAGCACGATTACAGAATCGGATGCCCAACGGATTCGCACGACAGCCGAAAAATATTCTGACCAACTAGCAGCTGTAAGCAATACCGAAGGTGAGTCATCGGCAAATAAAGGTTCTAAGTTAAGCTCTGGTAAATTAATTCGACCTCCCAAAGGAGAGCGGAAGCAGCAAATTGTCGAGCTTCGTAAGCACAAACGCAGTTCTGGGAATACTTCTAGCCATAGAAGCAATCAAATGGCAATCCCACCCCAAGCCCCCATCAAGCCGACTGCTATACCCCCCCGTCAGCCTAGCACTCTCAATCGACCTAAGCAGGTCACTGAACAGGACACCAAGATTAAGCAGGATACTAAACCGGAACCAGCGGCTAAACCCGAACCAGCGGCTAAACCCGAACCAGCGGCTAAACTAGAACTAGCCCCTAAACCGGAACTAGCCCCTAAACCCGAACCAGCGGCTAAACCCGAACCAGCGGCTAAACCCGAACCAGCGGCTAAACCCGAACCAGCGGCTAAACCCGAACCAGCGGCTAAACCCGAAACAGCGGCTAAACCCGAACCAGCCCCTAAACCCGAACCAGCCCCTAAACCCGAACCAGCCCCTAAACCCGAACTAGCCGCTAAACCCGAACTAGCCGCTAAACCAGTCCAGAAGGTGTCACAGGATAGTACTGCCTCAGCTAAGGTTACAGAAAAACCAAAATTAACTGGGCCCCCTGTAAGACGATCACAACCAAAAACTCAGCCTGCTAAGGTTGAGCGACCGATCAAATCAAACCAAAAGGGTTCTTCGGGTTCAAAGCCAGTAAAGAGTCCAACTCCTAACAAATCCCCTGTTATCAATAAGCAGTCAACCCCTTCGGAAACATCACCACCAAAGCGTTCTAGTTCACCAAGACCGACCGTTCCTGAACTCCAGCGACCTCCAAAAAGAACCAAACCAGGTCTTGATAAAGACAATTCTCAAGTAGCAGCAATCGATGCTGACTCAAAGGCTCTGACAGATGATGTCTCTGATCAAGACACCAACACCTTAGTCAATGAATCCGAGGAACTGCTCAAAGAGGTCAAGCTCCGGCGACCATCTGTCCCCCGACCTGCTAAGAAGAAAGAGTGGGAGGCAGAAAATGGAGAAGAAGAAGACAAAGCCCAGAAGGGGAAATCTGCCAAACTCAAGCGGCGACCTAAAATGATTCTGGATGATGAAGATGATCTCGAAACAGAATCAGATCAAATCGATAACAAAATCGATGGTTCATTTTCAGTTAGTCTTTCTCTGGCTCGTCCTCCCAAACCAAAGTCTCTGCAAAAACAGCAAAGCCAAGCAAATACTGCGAGTGTTAGCCACAAGAAGAAGCCGGCTAAAACCAGTAGTAGCAACAAGTCCGATCATCGCGATCGCCGTCGTACACAGAAAACTCAGCCCAAACGCCCAGAACAAATTGTTTTGAGAGACTCACTCACCATTAGAGACCTGGCTAATGAACTGGCTATTGCAGAAACTGACATTGTTAAAATGCTCTTCTTCAAAGGCATAGCTGTGAGTGTTACCCAAACTTTGGATGTTCCTACCGCCACAATGGTAGCTCAGGAAGTGGGGGTAAAGGTCGAGATGGAAGAAGAAGCCTCTGCTGCGACTAAGGTGGAAATGCTGGATGTCCAAGACCTGGAAAACCTCGAGCGGCGTCCACCTGTGGTGACAATTATGGGTCATGTTGACCACGGTAAAACGACTCTACTCGATGCCATTCGTGAAGCAAAAGTGGCTCAAGGAGAAGCCGGTGGAATTACCCAGCATATTGGCGCATATCACGTAGATGTTGAGCATGAGGATAACATTCAACAGGTTGTCTTCCTAGACACCCCTGGTCACGAAGCCTTCACAGCCATGCGGGCAAGGGGAACAAAAGTAACCGATATCGCCGTGCTAGTGGTAGCGGCTGATGATGGGGTGCAACCTCAGACCCTTGAAGCCATTAGTCATGCTAGAGCTGCTGAAGTTCCCATGGTAGTTGCTATTAACAAAATTGATAAAGCCGGAGCTCAACCTGATCGGGTTAAGCAGGAATTATCAGAACGGGGCTTGGTCCCAGAAGAATGGGGTGGTGAAACGATCATGGTACCAGTGAGTGCTATCCAAAGGGAAAACTTGGATTCACTGCTGGAGATGATTCTATTGGTCTCAGAGCTAGAAGAACTCTCTGCTAATCCGGATCGACCAGCCAAAGGTACGGTGATTGAAGCTCACCTTGATAAAGCCAGAGGGCCTGTTGCCACGTTCTTAGTGCAAAACGGTACGCTGCGGGTCGGTGATAGCCTGGTTGTTGGTTCAGTTTTCGGTAAGGTCAGAGCCATGCTTGATGACCGAGGACAGAGAGTCGAACAAGCGACTCCCTCGTTTGCTGTGGAAGTCCTTGGCTTGAGTGATGTTCCAGCTGCTGGTGATGAGTTTGAAGTCTTTGAGAGCGAAAAAGAAGCCCGGGCAGTTGCTAGTGAAAGAGCTCAACAGCAACGTCAATCTCGCCTGCAAACTCGCATGAAATCACGGCGAGTTACCCTCACTGAATTATCAGCCCAGGCTCAAGAAGGTGAACTCAAAGAACTCAACTTGATTTTGAAGGCAGACGTTCAAGGCTCCGTGGAAGCTATTCTCGGGTCCCTCGAACAGCTGCCCCAAAATGAAGTGCAAATTCGAGTTCTGCTGGCTGCCCCCGGGGAAGTTACCGAAACCGATGTGGACTTAGCGGCTGCTAGTGGTGCAGTTATTGTTGGCTTTAACACTACCTTAGCCCCTGGTGCTCGACCAGCAGCTGAACAGGAAGGGGTAGATGTGCGGGAATACAACATTATCTACAAACTCCTGGATGATGTTCAAGGTGCTATGGAAGGTCTGTTAGAGCCAGAAGAGGTAGAAGAACCATTGGGTGAAGTAGAAGTTCGAGCTGTCTTCCCAGTCGGTCGTGGTGCCGTTGCGGGTTGTTATGTACTCTCAGGCAAAGCGGTGCGCAATTGCCGTTTACGAGTGCGGCGTGGTGGCAAAACTATCTACGAAGGAGTTTTGGATTCCCTCAAGCGTGTTAAGGATGATGTCAAGGAAGTCAATGCTGGCTACGAATGTGGTATGGGTGTTGATAAATTCAACGACTGGGCGGAAAAAGATATCATTGAAACCTATCAGATGGTAACCAAACGACGGACTCTCTCCCTCAAGTAGGGCTGAGGGGTGTTCTTACCCAGGCTTCCCTTGCCGGGTAGGTTGTTTTGTTGTTCCCGTAGCGTGGCCTTTTGGCCAAGGTTAAAGGTTATTTAGCTTCTAGCAAAAGAAGCCCCACAACGAACATGCGCAGCATGAGTGTGGGATTAATTTTGCGCGCCTTTCTGCATCGAATAAGGAAACAATTAAAATTGAATATCGTCTATACTAGATGTAGTAGGGAAAATAAATTAAGAGCTAACCGCCACCTACGTGCCTAAAAAATAGAACTTATTGTATTGTTCCGGATTGTATTGTTCCGGCGCGGAGGGGCATCCCGTGTCGTTAATAAAGCTTACCGAGTATCCAAACCGTTAGGTGGAGTTGGTAAGAAGCCCACACTGTAATCTTTGATTAAGTGTGGGAGTATGTCACCACTTAAGCATTACCCAACTAGATTCATCTGTATTAAATTTTGGTAAGGTGCATATGGCAAGCTTCGTTAAATCCGAATCCGGACAATTAGATCATGACACTCAAGTTTGGGACAGTCTCAAACAAGCCATAGCCGCTAGTTCAGGATTTCAACGCTGGCAAATGGAACATCCCTTGGGTGAACAATTTCAGGACTATAGTCTTGATAGCCGAGTGCGTCGTTACTTACGTGAAACTCTAGAAATGCTTGCCTACTGAACTCCCAGATAGGATTTGCTCCTATCTGGCCTGATGTATTGTGATTTTAATTTATGATTGCTTTGTGGCAGAAACGGGCAAAGCAATAGATAAGCTTGCTTAAAATTCTTCCTTTTCTTCTTCCAAAAGGAAGAATATCATAAAGTGCAAATTAGTAGTGCTATTTCACTGGTGGTATTTTAAAGATTTAGCCACTCCGCGAGAAGCCCCGCGCTGTACCGATAGGTCAGCGTCGGGATGATAGCGGGACAATGAAGCAAAGCGGAATTGTCAAGTAGATATTACTGGATTCGGCAAAGCCGACGCTACGCGAACAGGGAAACGATCTACCAAGCTTCTAAGTAATTCAGACTGGTTCATTCCCCTTCTTTTTGCTTCTTGCTCTAGTTTCTTTTTCTCATATTCGGCAGGGCAAACGCATCTAAATTCTAGAAGCCTTACTCAGAAGCGATGCAGTGCGGTCTTGGGGAGGCAGTGCGGTCTTGGGGGTTCCCCCCATGAGCAACTGCCGTGGTTTCCCCCATGAGCAACTGCATCAAGAGGTGCGACCCGTGGCGAATTTAATTCTTAATGCGGAAAGCGCACCTAACAGAGATTTCAAAAATAATAAGCATAAATACTGATCCCATGAATCTGATCTCCAGTAGGCATTTCAAAATTAGATGCGTTTACCCTGTCATATTCGGTTAGCCGAATTGTCATTTTTATTGTTTTCATTCTGACTTGCCGGAGATGAAACCTTATCAGAGGGTCGCCTTACTACAAAAAGATTTAACCCTTAACTCACAGACTGCCAACTATAAAGGCTCCACTCTTTTTGCGAGAACTTCTGACCATTTGACTAGCTGTATACTAGAATAGTAACAGGTCGATAAACAGGAGGGCAACAAATGAGATCTGCCTATCAGTACAGATTACGACTAACCAAGTCTCAGGTCGTCAAATTAGAGAAGTGGCTAGATATGTTACGCCATCAGTACAACTATTTACTGGCTGATAGATTCAACTGGTACGAACAGAATCGTTGTGCCACAAATGCCTGCCCACTTGTTTGTCATTTACCAGAATTAAGAGATAATCCTGACTACTTTTCACAGAAGAAAACCCTTCCTAGTCTTAAGAAAAATAGACCATGGTATGGAGAGGTTTACTCTCAAGTATTACAGGACTGCCTAAAAAGGGTAGATCTGGCTTTTAAGAGGTTTATCAAAGGAGATTGCAAGGGAGTAAGAAGTGGGAGACCAAGGTTTAAGAGTAAAAACAGATATCGTTCTTTGACCTTCCCGTCTCTTGGGAAAAATCCAATTAGTGGCAATTTTTTGAAGCTACCAAAATTTGGAGAAGTCAAAATGGTCTACCACAGGCCAATTCCTGACGGATTCAAAGTCAAGACAGCCACGATTACCCGAAATGCTGACGGTTATTACGTTACCTTGTCTATTCAAGATGATTCAGTCCCGGACATTATCCCTATTGATGAAGTCTCCAATCCGATTGGGATTGACATGGGAATTAAGTCATTTTTGGTTAAATCTGATGGGACTGAAGTAGCAATCCCTCAATTTTACCGGAAAGCTCAAAAACGCCTTAAAAAAGTCCAGAAAGCTGTTAGTCGATCCAAGAAAGGAAGTAATAACAGGAAAAGAGCTGTAGTCAAATTGGGCAAAGCCCATAAAAAAGTGGCTGACACCCGTAAGGATTTTCATTTTAAAACAGCGAAAGGGTTGCTAGATAGCCACGATCTGGTAGCTCACGAAAAGCTAAATATCAAAGGTCTGGCCAAGACTAAAATGGCTAAATCAGTTCTAGATGCTGGATGGGGTCAATTCCTGTCGATTTTATCAACCAAAGCCGAGAATGCTGGGTTGGTAACAAAAGCAGTGAACCCCAAAAACACTAGTCAGAACTGTTCTAACTGTGGGAAAAAAGTACCGAAAAAACTAAAAGACCGCATCCATTCTTGCCCTCATTGTGGTTACACAGAAGATAGGGATATAAATGCGGCTAAGAATATCTTGAATTTGGCGGTGGGGCATCCCGTCAGTAGTAAAGCTTACCGAGTATCCCAACCGTTGGGTGGAGTTGGTAAGAAGCCCGCACTGTACCGATAGGTCAGTGTCGGGAGTATGTCACGTAGGTAGAAGTCAACCATTACTGCTGGACGAAAGACAAATGACGAAGGATAATTAGCATTGCTGCTGATTTAGGAGAAGACATGGCCTTTGAATATCCTGATGACCTGAAATACCTTGATAGCCACGAATATGTGCGGCTTGATGGAGAAATTGCCACTATTGGTATTACCGCCTTTGCCATTGACCAACTGGGTGACTTAGTTCTTCTGGAACTCCCAGAAATTGACGACACCATCGAGAAGGGTAACAAAGAAAATGACAAAAGCTTTGGTACCATAGAATCGGTCAAGGCCGTTTCGGATCTATATTCCCCGGTATCGGGTACGGTGGTTGAACGAAATGAGGAGATGATCAAGGATCCTGAACAGATTGCAAAAGACCCCTATGGTGAAGGCTGGTTAATTAAAGTGCGGCTCAATGACCCTGATCACCCACTGGAGGGTGTCCTTTCTGCTGAGGAGTACCGTGCCAAAGTCGAGGCAGAGTAGACTATAAATTGGTTTTAAAAGCAAGTAACTAAAGATACAGCTATTGCGAAGGTTCTGTAAAAAACTGATAAGTAGGGTTGTCATAACTGAACCCGGCTCTGTAAAGTTGTGTATCTAGAACCAATCTAGCAACACGCCTAGGTTGTCATATGCTAGGTTCTCTTAATGTATATTTAGAACTAAAGCAATTTAGTTCTAAATCCCTTTAGTTATACATCCGGGCTTTGTGTATCTATAGATTTACCAACTTAGGGGGTCACAGCCCTCAAAAGTGACCTCCAGCTTCGCTGCTTAATTCACAAATTGTTTTACTATGCAGAATTTGGATATCCAGGATCAAAAAAATAGAGCAAATACTCAGTCGTTGCTGAAATCTGACCCTATTCTTTCCGCATCGCCAACAATACCATCTACCGATGCTTTTGTCAATCGACACATAGGTCCAAATCCAGATGCAATAGAGCAAATGCTCAACCTCCTGGGTATATCCAGTATAGACAGCCTGATTGAGCAAACTGTACCCGCCGCTATTTGGCTTAATCAAACCCTGCAGTTACCACCAGCACAAAGCGAGTATGCTGCTCTGGCTCAGCTAAAAAACATTGCGTCTAAGAATCAAGTATTCCGGTCTTTGATTGGCATGGGATATTACGACTGCATTACCCCACCTGTAATTCAACGGAATATCCTAGAAAATCCTGGTTGGTACACGGCTTACACCCCTTACCAAGCAGAAATTGCTCAGGGGCGACTCGAAGCACTACTCAACTTCCAGACTATGATTATAGACTTGACTGGTCTGGAAATTGCTAATGCTTCCTTGCTAGATGAAGGAACAGCAGCAGCGGAAGCTATGAGCATGAGCTATGGTCTGTGTAAGACGAAAGCCAAACACTTCTTTGTTTCCCAAACCTGTCATCCCCAAACTATAGCAGTGGTACAAACCAGGGCTAGACCTTTGGGAATTGAGGTGATTGTTGGTGACCACCGCACTTGTGAATTTGACCAAGACATTTTTGGAGCTCTGCTTCAGTACCCAGCAACGGATGGCACTATATACGATTATCGGGAATTTATTGATAAGGCTCATGGTGCTAAAGCCTTAGTAACTGTGGCAGCTGACATTCTAAGCCTTACCCTCCTTACACCCCCTGGGGAATTTGGGGCTGATATTGCCATAGGTTGCACCCAGCGCTTTGGCGTTCCCCTAGGATATGGGGGACCTCATGCAGCTTATTTTGCTACTCGGGCAGCTTATAAACGGCAAGTACCAGGACGTATCGTTGGTGTATCAAAAGATGCTAATGGTAAACCAGCACTGCGCTTGGCACTGCAAACCCGTGAACAACATATCCGTCGTGACAAAGCCACCAGCAATATTTGTACTGCGCAAGTGCTGTTGGCGGTGATGGCGTCAATGTATACAGTGTATCATGGGCGAGAGGGCATTAAACGTATTGCCGAGAGAATTCATCAATTAACGGTTATCCTGGCGGAGGGACTGAAACGCTTAGGTTACAGTATTAGCTCAGAACCGTTTTTTGATACCTTGCGCGTAGAATTAAGCGATCGCTCTGTGTCCGGAATTATCGAAGCAGCTGAAGCACGTCAAATTAACCTACGTATTATTGATTCAACTACTATCGGAATTTCCCTGGATGAGACAACGACAGCTAGGGATTTAGTAGACTTGTGGGAAATTTTTGCAAGTTTAGGGGAACCAAGCAGTGCATCCCTACTCTTTACTGTGGAAGAGTTGGCGGCTGAGGTAACACGTAAGGTGGCAGCTGATTTTAATGAACCATTTGCTCGCCGTAGTACCTACTTAACCAACCCAGTATTCAACCGCTATCACTCAGAAACCGAGTTACTACGCTATTTGCACCGCCTGGAAAGTAAGGATTTGGCTCTAAACACCTCCATGATTCCTCTGGGTTCGTGTACCATGAAGCTGAATGCCACTGCTGAGATGATGCCAGTGACATGGCCGGAATTTGGCAAGATTCATCCTTTTGCTCCCTTGTCCCAAACTCAGGGATATCAAATCCTATTCCAGCAGCTG encodes:
- the gcvP gene encoding aminomethyl-transferring glycine dehydrogenase, which translates into the protein MQNLDIQDQKNRANTQSLLKSDPILSASPTIPSTDAFVNRHIGPNPDAIEQMLNLLGISSIDSLIEQTVPAAIWLNQTLQLPPAQSEYAALAQLKNIASKNQVFRSLIGMGYYDCITPPVIQRNILENPGWYTAYTPYQAEIAQGRLEALLNFQTMIIDLTGLEIANASLLDEGTAAAEAMSMSYGLCKTKAKHFFVSQTCHPQTIAVVQTRARPLGIEVIVGDHRTCEFDQDIFGALLQYPATDGTIYDYREFIDKAHGAKALVTVAADILSLTLLTPPGEFGADIAIGCTQRFGVPLGYGGPHAAYFATRAAYKRQVPGRIVGVSKDANGKPALRLALQTREQHIRRDKATSNICTAQVLLAVMASMYTVYHGREGIKRIAERIHQLTVILAEGLKRLGYSISSEPFFDTLRVELSDRSVSGIIEAAEARQINLRIIDSTTIGISLDETTTARDLVDLWEIFASLGEPSSASLLFTVEELAAEVTRKVAADFNEPFARRSTYLTNPVFNRYHSETELLRYLHRLESKDLALNTSMIPLGSCTMKLNATAEMMPVTWPEFGKIHPFAPLSQTQGYQILFQQLEEWLAEITGFAGISLQPNAGSQGEYAGLLTICKYHENRGEGDRNICLIPTSAHGTNPASAVMAGLKVVAVACDQMGNIDLDDLRKKAEHHSQNLAALMVTYPSTHGVFEQEIKDICAIVHNHGGQVYMDGANMNAQVGLCRPGDFGADVCHLNLHKTFCIPHGGGGPGMGPIGVMPHLVPFLPKTLQPQPSTLSIGAISAAPWGSASILPISWMYIAMMGSGGLTEATKVAILNANYMAKRLDPYYPVLYKGNNGLVAHECIVDLRSLKKSAGIEVDDIAKRLMDYGFHAPTVSWPVAGTMMVEPTESESKEELDRFCDAMIAIRQEIKAIESGQVDQTDNQLKNAPHTAEALMVSEWTHPYTREEAAYPASWLREHKFWPVAGRIDNAFGDRNLVCSCEGMEAYI